One genomic segment of Centropristis striata isolate RG_2023a ecotype Rhode Island chromosome 13, C.striata_1.0, whole genome shotgun sequence includes these proteins:
- the ptger1c gene encoding prostaglandin E receptor 1c (subtype EP1), with protein sequence MTLKMRTPSALMTSFSTSSMPSNLKINSSGQPSPWLNNTTWQPVKSSNLGLSCFTMIFGAISNLTALGILAKSRVRFRRQCRAPFLLLTVALLLADLAGHVIPGAFALYLHINKMYKIQAGKPTKEFCQIFGASLVFFGLCPLLLGCAMAVDRCVAITQPFFHAAMITLGHVWRVVLFLPSIALVLAVLPFFAVGTYTTQSPGTWCFLPIHGPQSRADTTLVLAFSCLGLTALILSLLCNILSVLALLRARMKSYSVDKSAAHCSHRASSTSSSLFCSLDVEMMVQLAVITVVSCVFWGPFLIHILVIQINQETSTYGKDRFILLGLRMASWNQILDPWVYILLRKTVLFRVCCAFYTQSPSVIENRSSVDGQALGLQ encoded by the exons ATGACCCTGAAGATGAGGACACCATCTGCACTGATGACTTCATTTTCTACTTCTTCTATGCCGTCAAACCTTAAGATCAACTCCTCTGGACAGCCAAGTCCCTGGCTGAACAACACCACCTGGCAACCCGTCAAATCTTCCAATTTAGGCTTGTCCTGCTTCACTATGATATTTGGCGCCATCTCCAACCTCACGGCTCTGGGCATCCTTGCTAAGTCACGTGTCCGATTTCGTCGCCAATGCAGAGCACCATTCCTGCTCCTAACAGTGGCTTTGCTTTTGGCTGACCTTGCAGGTCATGTGATCCCAGGAGCCTTTGCTTTGTATCTGCACATTAATAAGATGTATAAAATACAGGCAGGGAAGCCCACTAAAGAATTCTGTCAGATCTTTGGGGcgagtttggttttttttggctTATGTCCTTTATTGTTGGGTTGTGCCATGGCAGTGGATCGCTGTGTGGCCATCACCCAGCCCTTTTTCCACGCTGCTATGATAACATTGGGTCATGTGTGGCGAGTTGTGTTATTTCTGCCCTCTATTGCACTTGTGCTAGCAGTTCTACCTTTTTTTGCTGTTGGAACTTATACTACCCAATCACCTGGGACGTGGTGTTTCTTACCTATCCATGGACCACAGTCTCGAGCTGACACCACTCTGGTTCTGGCCTTCTCATGTCTGGGCCTCACTGCGCTCATTCTTTCCCTACTCTGTAACATCCTGAGTGTTCTGGCATTGCTTCGGGCCAGAATGAAGTCCTACAGTGTTGATAAATCAGCAGCTCACTGCAGTCATCGTGCCTCGTCCACGTCTTCCTCCTTGTTTTGTTCATTGGATGTGGAGATGATGGTGCAACTAGCAGTCATCACTGTGGTTTCCTGTGTATTCTGGGGCCCTTTTCTT atCCACATTCTTGTGATCCAGATCAACCAAGAAACTTCAACATATGGGAAAGATAGGTTCATTCTTTTGGGCTTACGTATGGCCTCCTGGAATCAGATCTTGGACCCTTGGGTTTACATCCTACTGAGGAAGACTGTGCTTTTCAGAGTTTGCTGTGCTTTCTACACACAGAGTCCATCAGTGATAGAAAATAGGTCCAGTGTAGACGGGCAGGCTCTCGGTCTGCAATGA
- the LOC131983069 gene encoding adhesion G protein-coupled receptor E5 yields MAGRWNLLILALSLSFVTVLSVSECPRGYDLEEGTCIDQDDCAVNEDYPDEVGICGENANCFNTIGSFYCSCQNGFRSTGAVNFSAETSATCKDINECAGNKDICGPSATCHNSIPHYSCICDAGFISTTGAETFLQGDNVTCKDINECAEENICGPNAMCINTSGSYYCHCNPGFGRKSSSSDNQEPCEDICIINKTICGNGTCHRGASGHYCACHAGFTNYGNKESRCTALNCDVYQDMIDLQMMPQDLVKQLKKSCLDLTESENPTELDVEEILKRLLAAIDELLSSGAFNDNRKISTFLDLVENPLRLIGAFIKPPGTKRSSTHTEVELLVHKGHDLPQGAVNLTSKHAKLDINLETAAGDPSSYPGFTIVSLLTYANLEDSAEGFYHAMKPQDNKTLKINSKVVTVTVSNRNTSHLKEPVKLTFHHLKQSNESTCVFWDSLEEGGSWSTRGCSVVESKPEYTVCSCNHLSSFAVLMALYDMEDNFELQLITWVGLSLSLICLFICILTFSLIRSIKSPRTTIHLHLCICLFIATLIFLAGISRTESRVGCAVIAGLLHFFFLAAFCWMCLEGIQLFRMVVLVFNTNFKTLYMMAGGYGVPAVIVTISAFTNAQGYGTKRHCWLNLDFIWSFLGPACAIITVNIFFFLITVWKLAQKFSSLNPDLNNLQKIKTFTITAVAQLCLLGTMWIFGCFQFNIDTIWASYLFTIFGSLQGIMLFVMHCLFSKQVRDEYGNILTRCCTPWKKSYSEFSYLHNSKAQASKSSQDTGESRI; encoded by the exons ATGGCGGGCAGGTGGAACCTCCTGATACTGG CTTTGTCCTTGTCTTTCGTCACGGTCCTGTCGGTCTCAGAATGCCCACGTGGATATGATCTTGAGGAGGGAACATGCATTG atCAAGATGACTGTGCTGTTAATGAGGACTACCCTGATGAAGTTGGGATATGTGGAGAGAATGCCAACTGTTTCAACACGATTGGCAGCTTCTACTGCAGTTGTCAAAATGGTTTCAGATCAACGGGGGCTGTGAACTTTTCAGCTGAAACATCTGCAACATGTAAAG ATATTAATGAGTGTGCGGGAAACAAAGACATCTGTGGACCTAGTGCCACTTGTCATAACTCAATTCCACATTATTCCTGCATTTGTGATGCTGGATTCATTTCCACTACTGGAGCGGAAACTTTTCTCCAAGGTGACAATGTTACTTGCAAAG ATATCAATGAATGTGCTGAAGAAAACATTTGTGGGCCGAATGCAATGTGCATCAACACCTCTGGTTCTTACTACTGTCACTGCAATCCTGGTTTTGGAAGGAAATCTAGCTCCTCTGACAATCAGGAGCCATGTGAAG acATATGTATCATCAATAAGACAATCTGCGGAAATGGAACCTGCCACCGTGGAGCCAGCGGCCACTACTGTGCATGCCACGCAGGCTTCACTAACTATGGCAACAAAGAGTCTCGCTGCACTG CATTAAACTGCGATGTGTACCAAGATATGATCGATCTGCAGATG ATGCCACAAGATCTTGTGAAACAGTTGAAAAAAAGCTGTCTGGACCTTACAGAGAGTGAGAATCCAACAGAGCTGGACGTAGAGGAAATACTCAag AGACTGTTGGCTGCAATCGACGAGCTCTTGTCCAGTGGAGCCTTCAATGATAACAGGAAGATCTCCACCTTTTTGGACTTGGTCGAGAACCCTCTGAGGTTGATAGGAGCTTTCATTAAGCCCCCCGGGACAAAAAGATCCTCCACCCACACAG aggtgGAGCTGCTGGTACATAAGGGACATGACTTACCCCAGGGAGCTGTGAATTTAACATCTAAGCACGCCAAGCTGGACATCAATTTGGAGACAGCTGCTGGAGACCCCTCCTCTTACCCTG GCTTTACGATAGTGTCCTTGCTGACCTATGCAAACCTGGAAGACTCCGCAGAAGGCTTCTATCATGCGATGAAACCACAAGATAACAAAACCTTAAAGATCAACTCTAAAGTCGTGACTGTTACTGTCAGTAACAGAAACACAAGCCACCTCAAAGAGCCGGTCAAACTGACTTTCCACCACCTCAAACAG TCAAATGAATCCACCTGTGTGTTCTGGGATTCTCTGGAGGAAGGAGGGTCATGGTCTACTCGAGGCTGCAGTGTGGTGGAGTCGAAGCCTGAATACACTGTGTGTTCCTGCAACCATCTGAGCAGCTTTGCTGTGCTCATGGCGCTCTATGACATGGAG GACAACTTTGAGTTGCAGCTGATCACCTGGGTGGGTCTGTCCTTATCACTGATTTGCCTGTTCATCTGCATCCTGACATTCTCGTTGATCCGCTCCATCAAAAGCCCAAGAACCACCATCCACCTGCACCTCTGCATCTGCCTCTTCATTGCCACCCTTATCTTCCTCGCAGGCATCTCTCGTACGGAGAGCCGG GTTGGCTGTGCAGTGATAGCAGGGCTGCTGCATTTCTTCTTCCTGGCAGCATTTTGTTGGATGTGTCTAGAGGGCATACAACTCTTCAGGATGGTAGTCCTGGTCTTTAACACCAACTTCAAAACCCTCTACATGATGGCAGGTGGCTATGGAGTCCCAGCTGTTATTGTCACTATCTCTGCTTTCACAAATGCCCAGGGATATGGCACCAAGAGACA TTGTTGGTTAAACCTGGATTTCATTTGGAGTTTCCTTGGCCCTGCCTGCGCCATCATCACT GTcaacattttcttctttctcatcACTGTGTGGAAGTTAGCACAAAAGTTCTCAAGTTTAAACCCTGACCTGAACAATCTGCAGAAAATAAA GACGTTCACCATTACTGCAGTGGCTCAGCTGTGTTTGTTGGGCACCATGTGGATCTTTGGCTGTTTCCAGTTCAACATAGACACAATATGGGCATCATACCTGTTCACGATCTTTGGCAGCCTTCAGGGGATTATGCTTTTTGTCATGCACTGTCTGTTTTCTAAACAG GTGAGGGACGAATATGGAAACATCCTGACCAGATGCTGTACACCTTGGAAGAAGAGCTACTCAGAATTCAGTTACTTGCACAACAGCAAAGCTCAA GCCTCCAAGAGCAGCCAGGACACGGGAGAGTCTCGCATCTGA